In one window of Paracoccus saliphilus DNA:
- the dusB gene encoding tRNA dihydrouridine synthase DusB, translating into MQLPEPIMIGDTRLGPPVFLAPMAGITDLPFRRAVARHGAGLLVSEMVASTEMVTPRPSTRAAVRAKALTEGRLPVSVQIAGREAGAMAETARIVEGMGARIIDINMGCPAKKVTGGLSGAALMRDLDHALGLIEAVVGAVRVPVTLKMRLGWDEHSLNAAELARRASDAGVRMLTVHGRTRAQFYKGQADWTKIAEVANLPGRPPLVANGDVVCAASAQAALDASGADAVMVGRGAQGAPWRLAEIAHRLWGTPAPAIPQGAALAEAVEEHYEDILDFYGAELGLRVARKHLGWYAEANGAPMRAEMLRADSPAATIALIRHAFAEAQGSDTEKAAA; encoded by the coding sequence ATGCAACTGCCCGAACCGATCATGATTGGCGATACGCGACTTGGGCCGCCGGTCTTCCTGGCGCCGATGGCGGGGATCACCGATCTGCCCTTCCGGCGGGCGGTTGCACGTCACGGAGCCGGGCTGCTGGTCAGCGAGATGGTCGCCTCGACCGAGATGGTCACGCCCCGTCCCTCGACGCGGGCGGCGGTGCGCGCCAAGGCACTGACCGAGGGGCGGCTGCCCGTCTCGGTCCAGATTGCCGGACGCGAGGCCGGGGCGATGGCCGAGACCGCCCGAATCGTCGAGGGCATGGGCGCACGGATCATCGACATCAACATGGGCTGCCCGGCCAAGAAGGTGACGGGCGGGCTGTCGGGTGCGGCACTGATGCGCGATCTCGATCACGCACTTGGGTTGATCGAGGCGGTGGTCGGCGCGGTCCGGGTGCCGGTCACGCTGAAGATGCGGCTTGGTTGGGACGAGCATTCCCTCAACGCCGCTGAACTGGCGCGACGGGCCAGCGATGCCGGGGTGCGGATGCTGACCGTGCATGGCCGCACGCGGGCGCAGTTCTACAAGGGTCAAGCCGACTGGACGAAGATTGCCGAGGTTGCGAACCTGCCGGGCCGTCCGCCGCTGGTCGCCAATGGCGACGTGGTATGCGCGGCATCGGCGCAGGCCGCTCTGGATGCCTCGGGGGCAGATGCGGTGATGGTCGGACGCGGCGCGCAGGGTGCGCCGTGGCGGTTGGCCGAGATCGCCCACCGGCTCTGGGGCACGCCCGCACCGGCCATTCCGCAAGGAGCCGCGCTGGCCGAGGCGGTGGAAGAGCATTACGAGGATATTCTGGATTTCTACGGTGCCGAGCTGGGGCTGCGCGTGGCCCGCAAGCATCTGGGCTGGTATGCCGAAGCGAATGGCGCACCGATGCGGGCCGAGATGCTGCGCGCCGACAGCCCTGCCGCGACCATCGCCCTGATCCGCCACGCCTTTGCCGAGGCGCAGGGTTCAGACACGGAAAAGGCCGCCGCATGA
- a CDS encoding two-component system sensor histidine kinase NtrB, which yields MTCPPPADFREAKPGPGWLQLPLPALILDEKGRVGAMNDAAEIWLNLSRNSTVGRPLDSDDMVKRLRILPSLGPLFNRVTRDDEALYQPGVQFEIGDRAGGHQTRRASVHAGPAEGIDGAASILIVPEDDGGMLYQSRAVRSAARSAIGMSEMLAHEIKNPLAGIRGAAQLMAMNAPPEDREMAEMIVSESRRIVSLLEQVERFGDTSAPRLAPVNVHDVLEQVRRSATVGFAKEVSIITDYDPSLPHALADADQLVQVCLNLVKNAAEALTDRPDGTIRLRSSYDHSLRLPPDDTWPKGRALPLQIEIEDNGPGLPSAIAEQVFEPFVSGRENGTGLGLALVSKIVTDHGALIRVDSRPGRTLFRISLPKA from the coding sequence ATGACCTGTCCGCCTCCGGCCGATTTCCGCGAAGCGAAACCCGGCCCGGGCTGGCTGCAATTGCCTCTGCCGGCGCTGATCCTTGACGAGAAGGGCCGGGTGGGGGCGATGAATGACGCCGCAGAGATCTGGCTGAACCTCTCGCGCAATTCAACGGTCGGAAGGCCGCTGGACAGCGATGACATGGTAAAGCGGCTGCGGATACTTCCCTCGCTCGGGCCGCTTTTCAACCGTGTTACCCGCGACGATGAGGCGCTCTACCAGCCCGGCGTGCAGTTCGAGATCGGCGACCGGGCAGGCGGGCACCAGACCCGCCGCGCCTCGGTTCATGCAGGACCGGCCGAGGGGATCGACGGCGCCGCCTCGATCCTGATCGTGCCCGAGGATGATGGCGGAATGCTGTATCAAAGCCGCGCCGTCCGCTCGGCAGCGCGCAGCGCCATTGGCATGTCGGAAATGCTCGCGCATGAGATAAAGAACCCGCTGGCGGGCATTCGCGGCGCGGCGCAGCTGATGGCGATGAACGCCCCGCCCGAGGACCGCGAGATGGCCGAGATGATCGTCAGCGAATCCCGCCGGATCGTTTCGCTGCTGGAACAGGTGGAGCGTTTCGGCGACACTTCCGCGCCCAGGCTTGCACCGGTAAACGTGCATGACGTACTCGAGCAGGTTCGGCGCTCTGCTACTGTCGGTTTTGCCAAGGAAGTCAGCATCATCACCGATTACGACCCTTCGCTGCCCCATGCGCTGGCCGATGCGGATCAACTCGTGCAGGTCTGCCTGAACCTCGTGAAGAACGCCGCCGAGGCGTTGACGGATCGGCCCGACGGCACGATCCGGCTGCGCAGCAGCTATGACCACAGCCTGCGCCTGCCGCCCGACGACACATGGCCCAAGGGCCGTGCGCTCCCCCTGCAGATCGAGATCGAGGACAACGGACCGGGCCTGCCCTCCGCGATCGCCGAGCAGGTGTTCGAGCCCTTCGTGTCGGGGCGCGAGAATGGCACCGGGTTGGGGCTGGCGCTGGTCAGCAAGATCGTGACCGATCACGGCGCGCTGATCCGCGTGGACAGTCGCCCCGGCCGCACCCTTTTTCGAATTTCACTGCCCAAGGCATAA
- a CDS encoding sigma-54-dependent transcriptional regulator: protein MDGTVLIADDDRTIRTVLTQALTRAGCRVHATGSLSQLSKWVEEGRGDLVITDVMMPDGNGIDQIPAIRQARPDLPVIVISAQNTIVTAIRATEAAAFEYLPKPFDLPDLMAKAGQALSRRPRKSDLAPEPSPLRHSTDPAMPLIGHAPAMQALFRMVARVLNADLPVLIAGEPGTGKSIIARSFHDLSDRSERGVVVLTSADAGEEVFARVADKTRGGTIIIENPAGFDQAAQARLIGLIEALEAESERTQLPRIVSTTGPDPQADMAAGRLRSDLYYRLAGVTVSVPPLRARVDDILPLAEHLLARAATQGLPERGLTEDAAGLLRAYAFPGNVRELENLMRRLALTASGPEVSATEMREALSQQGGTRAAGGGGTTTTESGSNGTAPIANARLSDTVEAHLQRYFDLHGDELPPPGLYDRILHEIERPLLEVALDATGGNQLKCADLLGINRNTLRKKLTELNIEVTRRRKLM from the coding sequence ATGGACGGAACCGTTCTGATCGCCGATGACGACCGCACTATCCGCACCGTGCTGACGCAGGCACTGACCCGCGCGGGGTGTCGGGTGCATGCCACCGGCAGCCTTTCGCAACTGTCGAAATGGGTCGAGGAGGGGCGCGGCGATCTCGTCATCACCGATGTGATGATGCCCGACGGTAACGGCATCGACCAGATCCCTGCGATCCGGCAGGCGCGTCCCGATCTGCCGGTCATCGTGATCTCGGCGCAGAATACCATCGTCACCGCGATCCGCGCGACCGAGGCGGCGGCCTTCGAATATCTGCCCAAGCCTTTCGACCTGCCTGACCTGATGGCCAAGGCGGGGCAGGCGCTGTCCCGGCGACCCCGCAAATCCGATCTCGCGCCCGAACCGTCGCCCCTGCGCCACAGCACCGATCCGGCCATGCCGCTGATCGGTCACGCGCCCGCCATGCAGGCGTTGTTCAGGATGGTGGCGCGGGTGCTCAACGCCGATCTGCCAGTGCTGATCGCGGGCGAGCCCGGCACCGGGAAATCGATCATCGCGCGCAGCTTTCACGATCTGTCCGACCGAAGCGAGCGGGGCGTCGTCGTGCTGACCTCTGCCGATGCGGGCGAGGAGGTGTTCGCCCGCGTTGCCGACAAGACCCGGGGCGGCACGATCATCATCGAGAACCCCGCGGGGTTCGACCAGGCTGCCCAGGCCCGCCTGATCGGGCTCATCGAAGCGCTGGAAGCCGAATCCGAACGCACCCAACTGCCCCGGATCGTCAGCACCACCGGTCCCGATCCGCAGGCCGACATGGCGGCGGGCCGGTTGCGCTCGGATCTCTATTATCGGCTGGCGGGGGTGACGGTCTCGGTGCCGCCCCTGCGCGCCCGCGTGGACGATATCCTGCCCCTGGCAGAGCATTTGCTGGCCCGCGCCGCCACGCAGGGGCTGCCCGAACGCGGCCTGACCGAGGATGCGGCGGGATTGCTGCGCGCCTATGCTTTCCCCGGCAATGTGCGAGAGTTGGAAAACCTGATGCGGCGGCTGGCGTTGACCGCCAGCGGCCCAGAGGTTTCCGCCACCGAAATGCGCGAGGCATTGAGCCAGCAGGGCGGCACGCGCGCAGCCGGTGGAGGAGGCACGACAACCACGGAGAGTGGAAGCAATGGAACCGCCCCCATCGCCAATGCGCGGCTGTCGGACACCGTCGAGGCGCATTTGCAACGCTATTTCGACCTGCATGGCGATGAATTGCCGCCACCCGGCCTTTATGACCGCATCCTGCACGAGATCGAACGCCCGCTTCTGGAGGTTGCGCTGGATGCGACCGGCGGAAATCAGCTGAAATGTGCCGATCTATTGGGAATCAACCGCAATACGCTGCGCAAAAAACTGACAGAGCTGAATATCGAGGTGACACGGCGCCGCAAACTGATGTAA
- a CDS encoding sensor histidine kinase NtrY-like, with product MAGSVSGLSWDRLANIRLGRQWRGVLTWGLLIAGALLMVATLSVLGPLSLGVQSQALRMVLLLDLFYLIVLIALVLARMARLISARRHSDAGSRLHRRLVMIFAGLALVPTVLVALFAGVLVNIGLEGWFSDRVQQVVTNSQAAAEAYQEEHRHDLTEDARALAGVLTQAGRANPLIGDGEMRQLLVQGQALIQRGLREAYVIDGTGTIRSRGERSYLFWYEEPSSEQLDQAQSDGLVLIEDWDNNEFRALVALPPLADRYLYVTRDVDGNLLGLLDDTRATVGDYRQLEQTRGQVLFEFSLVYLGFALLLVAAAMWMGLWFASRLSRPIGLLAEASEQVGRGNLDLQIPEPDTGDEIQTLGQSFNRMTRQLKTQREELVESYRASDEQRRLFDNVLTSVTSGVIGLDAQGGIDFLNRSAIRLLGLEPGRDIDAPLSDAVPEFAALFQRLSASVAETVQDEIRLTRDGQMESLLVRMAVRRNTDGELEGYVVAFDDVTELVSAQRMAAWGDVARRVAHEIKNPLTPIQLSAERLRRKFTPLAGPEDKASLDQYVEVIIRQTGDLRRIVDEFSRFARMPEPDRAEIDLAELLRASVFLQQDALKGALEADIPDQPVIVDCDEGMLRQAFTNLLKNAGEAVEERAGNAPEGWAPRVSVTMETDHDSVTIRITDNGPGLPADRSRLFEPYVTLKTQGTGLGLPIVKKIVEEHGGSLSLTDAPDRDGAMAEIRLPRERNPVRGTQRRTRQERDEAGTT from the coding sequence ATGGCAGGGTCCGTATCTGGGCTGAGTTGGGACAGGCTGGCGAACATCCGGTTGGGACGGCAATGGCGTGGCGTGCTGACTTGGGGGCTGCTGATCGCGGGCGCGCTGCTGATGGTGGCCACGCTCAGCGTTCTGGGCCCGTTGAGCCTGGGCGTGCAGAGTCAGGCGCTGCGCATGGTCCTGTTGCTCGATCTGTTTTACCTGATCGTGCTGATCGCGCTGGTGCTTGCCCGGATGGCCCGGCTGATCTCGGCGCGGCGGCACTCGGATGCCGGATCGCGGCTGCATCGTCGGCTGGTGATGATCTTTGCGGGGCTGGCGCTGGTGCCGACCGTGCTGGTCGCCCTGTTCGCGGGGGTTCTGGTCAATATCGGTCTCGAGGGCTGGTTCTCCGACCGGGTGCAGCAGGTCGTCACCAACTCGCAGGCCGCCGCCGAGGCCTATCAGGAAGAACACCGCCATGACCTGACCGAAGATGCTCGCGCCCTGGCCGGCGTGTTGACGCAGGCGGGCCGCGCCAATCCCCTGATCGGCGATGGCGAGATGCGCCAGCTTCTGGTGCAGGGGCAGGCGCTGATCCAGCGGGGGCTGCGCGAAGCCTATGTCATCGACGGCACCGGCACGATCCGGTCGCGCGGTGAGCGCAGCTATCTCTTCTGGTATGAGGAACCTAGTAGCGAACAGTTGGACCAGGCGCAGTCCGATGGGCTGGTCCTGATCGAGGATTGGGACAATAACGAATTCCGGGCACTGGTCGCCCTGCCGCCGCTGGCTGACCGTTATCTCTATGTCACCCGCGACGTGGACGGCAACCTGCTGGGGCTGCTGGACGATACAAGGGCCACCGTCGGCGATTATCGCCAGCTGGAGCAGACCCGCGGGCAGGTGCTGTTCGAATTCTCGCTGGTCTATCTGGGCTTCGCCCTGCTGCTTGTTGCGGCGGCGATGTGGATGGGGCTCTGGTTCGCCAGTCGCCTGTCGCGGCCGATCGGTCTTCTGGCCGAGGCCAGCGAACAGGTCGGGCGCGGCAATCTCGACCTGCAGATCCCCGAGCCCGATACCGGCGACGAGATCCAGACGCTCGGGCAAAGTTTCAACCGCATGACCCGCCAGCTCAAGACGCAGCGCGAGGAACTGGTCGAAAGCTATCGTGCCTCGGACGAGCAGCGGCGGCTTTTCGACAACGTGCTGACCTCGGTGACCTCGGGCGTGATCGGTCTGGATGCGCAGGGCGGGATCGATTTCCTCAACCGCTCGGCCATCCGCCTTTTGGGGCTGGAGCCGGGGCGGGATATCGATGCCCCCCTGTCCGATGCCGTGCCCGAATTCGCGGCACTTTTCCAACGTCTGTCCGCATCGGTCGCGGAAACCGTGCAGGATGAAATCCGCCTGACCCGTGATGGCCAGATGGAAAGCCTGCTGGTGCGGATGGCGGTGCGGCGCAATACCGATGGCGAGCTCGAGGGATACGTGGTTGCCTTCGACGACGTGACCGAACTGGTCAGCGCGCAGCGCATGGCCGCATGGGGCGATGTCGCCCGCCGGGTCGCGCATGAGATCAAGAACCCGCTCACCCCGATCCAGCTTTCCGCCGAACGGCTGCGGCGCAAGTTCACGCCCCTTGCAGGACCGGAAGACAAGGCCTCGCTGGATCAATATGTCGAGGTGATCATCCGCCAGACCGGCGATCTGCGCCGGATCGTCGATGAATTCAGCCGCTTCGCCCGGATGCCCGAGCCCGACCGGGCCGAGATCGACCTCGCCGAATTGCTGCGCGCCTCGGTCTTCCTTCAGCAGGACGCGCTGAAAGGCGCGCTCGAGGCCGATATCCCCGACCAGCCGGTGATCGTCGATTGCGACGAGGGCATGTTGCGGCAGGCTTTCACCAATCTTCTGAAGAACGCGGGCGAAGCCGTAGAGGAACGCGCCGGGAACGCGCCCGAAGGCTGGGCGCCGCGCGTTTCGGTCACGATGGAGACGGACCACGACAGCGTGACGATCCGCATCACCGATAACGGCCCGGGCCTGCCCGCCGACCGCTCGCGGCTGTTCGAACCCTATGTGACGCTCAAGACGCAGGGCACCGGGCTCGGCCTGCCCATCGTCAAGAAGATCGTCGAGGAGCATGGCGGCAGCCTTTCCCTGACCGATGCGCCGGACCGCGACGGCGCAATGGCCGAGATCCGTCTACCGCGGGAACGCAACCCCGTGCGCGGGACACAACGAAGAACCAGGCAAGAGAGAGACGAGGCAGGAACGACATGA
- a CDS encoding sigma-54-dependent transcriptional regulator, protein MTDILIVDDERDIRELIADILKDEGFQTRLAADSDQAMAALNEQEPALMVLDIWLKDSRMDGIDILKQVKHNNPEVPVIIISGHGNIEIAVAAIKQGAYDFIEKPFNIDQLMVVINRAMEASQLRRENNSLKRGEIRLAEMIGHSAAFKRLRENLDKVAKSNGRVMLAGEPGAGKELAARYVHAHSPRETAPFVTVSCAGVEPERMEEVLFGRESPERGIEPGLLEQAHGGVIYFDEVGDMPLGTQPKILRVLTEQQFTRAGGSDKVRVDLRVISSTNRDLPAEIAAGRFRQELYDRLNVVPVVVPPLSERREDIGPLAQHFIEQFNKTQGLVARELPDDTIAALQAMRWPGNIRQLRNVIERVLILAEESGPIKPSELEPQGATPDNSDALSLGPQVTAMALREAREMFEREYLLAQINRFGGNISRTAQFVGMERSALHRKLKSLGVVGGMRTEEEVISGK, encoded by the coding sequence ATGACTGATATTCTGATCGTCGATGACGAACGCGACATCCGCGAATTGATCGCGGACATCCTGAAGGACGAGGGTTTCCAGACCCGGCTGGCCGCCGATTCCGATCAGGCGATGGCGGCGCTGAACGAACAGGAACCCGCGCTGATGGTGCTGGATATCTGGCTCAAGGACAGCCGGATGGACGGGATCGACATCCTCAAGCAGGTCAAGCACAACAATCCCGAGGTGCCGGTGATCATCATCTCCGGCCACGGCAATATCGAGATCGCCGTCGCCGCGATCAAGCAGGGCGCCTATGACTTCATCGAGAAGCCCTTCAATATCGACCAGCTCATGGTGGTCATCAATCGCGCGATGGAAGCCAGCCAGCTACGGCGCGAAAATAACAGCCTGAAGCGCGGCGAGATCCGGCTGGCCGAGATGATCGGCCACTCGGCGGCCTTCAAGCGGCTGCGCGAAAATCTCGACAAGGTGGCCAAGTCGAATGGCCGGGTCATGCTGGCGGGCGAACCGGGCGCGGGCAAGGAACTCGCCGCCCGATATGTCCACGCCCACAGCCCCCGCGAGACGGCGCCCTTCGTGACCGTCTCCTGCGCCGGGGTCGAGCCCGAACGGATGGAAGAGGTGCTCTTCGGCCGGGAATCCCCGGAACGCGGGATCGAGCCGGGGCTTCTCGAACAGGCGCATGGCGGGGTGATCTATTTCGACGAGGTCGGCGACATGCCACTTGGCACCCAGCCCAAGATCCTGCGGGTGCTGACCGAGCAGCAATTCACCCGCGCAGGGGGCTCGGACAAGGTTCGGGTCGATCTGCGGGTGATCTCCTCGACCAATCGCGACCTGCCCGCCGAGATCGCCGCCGGCCGTTTCCGCCAGGAACTCTATGACCGGCTGAACGTGGTGCCGGTCGTGGTCCCCCCGCTTTCCGAGCGGCGCGAGGATATCGGCCCGCTGGCGCAGCATTTCATCGAGCAATTCAACAAGACTCAGGGCCTTGTTGCCCGCGAATTGCCCGACGACACCATCGCGGCGCTGCAGGCCATGCGCTGGCCGGGCAATATCCGGCAGTTGCGCAACGTGATCGAGCGGGTCCTGATCCTCGCCGAGGAGAGCGGCCCGATCAAGCCCTCGGAACTGGAGCCTCAGGGCGCGACCCCCGATAACAGCGACGCCCTCAGCCTTGGCCCGCAGGTGACGGCCATGGCGCTGCGTGAGGCCCGCGAGATGTTCGAGCGCGAATACCTGCTGGCCCAGATCAACCGTTTCGGCGGCAATATCAGCCGCACCGCGCAATTCGTGGGCATGGAGCGCAGCGCCCTGCACCGCAAGCTGAAATCCCTCGGCGTCGTCGGCGGAATGCGCACGGAGGAAGAGGTGATCAGCGGGAAGTGA
- a CDS encoding Hint domain-containing protein — translation MSKFYLGFDNQGQGGLGQTDPGGGAINEFDAVADVGSDSSTDSTATQADYSNGMTYNSDTDQWILAVSGQAFYIYDSLADVEANNVADTVVMNAGLNYNNGFTYNSDTGTYFAAYSASGVGEIVEFATLEDMANFTNPLQNVEMNGPDWDNGIEYDSVNNLWCGAFSGGTTVPGGVSAFSSLADLATASNPVSTTRYSSNVTDYEMGLAIVPCFTSGTLIETPTGPVAVENLSKGDLVLTCDNGPQPVRWTGSRKLTAQDLETSPNLRPIRIHASALGKNLPEQDLTVSPQHRVLVRSKIAQRMFSADEVLVAAKHLLEIDGIEIAEDVTQVEYFHILFDRHEVVFSNGAETESLYTGPQALKSFGQAARDEIFTLFPELREQDSVDGRQSARALISGRMGRQLALRHNKNHHELVEPM, via the coding sequence ATGAGCAAATTTTACTTAGGCTTTGACAACCAGGGCCAAGGCGGGCTGGGCCAAACAGACCCCGGTGGTGGTGCCATCAACGAATTCGATGCCGTGGCAGATGTCGGGTCGGATTCAAGCACGGACTCGACAGCGACCCAAGCTGATTATTCGAATGGGATGACCTACAACTCGGATACCGATCAGTGGATTCTCGCTGTCAGTGGTCAGGCATTTTATATCTATGACAGCTTGGCTGATGTAGAAGCGAACAATGTCGCTGACACAGTGGTCATGAACGCTGGCCTGAATTACAACAATGGCTTCACCTATAACTCGGATACCGGGACATATTTCGCCGCTTACAGCGCCTCCGGAGTCGGAGAAATAGTCGAGTTCGCAACTCTCGAGGATATGGCGAACTTCACCAACCCGCTTCAAAATGTGGAAATGAATGGACCCGACTGGGACAACGGTATTGAATATGATTCCGTGAATAATCTCTGGTGCGGCGCATTCAGTGGTGGAACTACGGTGCCCGGAGGGGTTTCAGCTTTCTCATCGCTAGCTGATCTTGCAACCGCATCAAATCCGGTCTCGACAACTCGATATTCAAGCAATGTGACAGATTATGAAATGGGATTGGCCATTGTCCCCTGTTTCACGTCCGGCACCCTGATCGAGACGCCAACCGGACCCGTTGCGGTAGAAAATCTTTCGAAAGGCGATCTTGTTCTGACCTGCGACAACGGTCCGCAGCCCGTTCGCTGGACAGGTTCGCGAAAACTGACCGCGCAGGATCTGGAGACATCTCCCAATCTGCGTCCCATCCGCATCCACGCCTCGGCGCTTGGCAAGAACCTTCCGGAACAAGATTTGACGGTATCCCCGCAGCATCGGGTGCTTGTGCGCTCGAAGATTGCGCAACGGATGTTCAGCGCCGATGAGGTTCTGGTGGCCGCCAAGCATCTTCTGGAAATCGATGGTATCGAGATCGCGGAGGACGTCACGCAGGTGGAATATTTCCATATCCTCTTCGACCGGCACGAGGTGGTCTTTTCGAACGGGGCGGAAACCGAAAGCCTTTATACTGGCCCTCAGGCTCTGAAATCGTTCGGCCAAGCCGCGCGAGACGAGATCTTTACTCTGTTCCCGGAACTGCGGGAACAGGATTCAGTGGATGGCAGGCAATCTGCGCGTGCCCTGATCTCGGGACGCATGGGGCGGCAGCTTGCCCTACGGCATAACAAGAACCACCACGAGCTTGTAGAACCAATGTAA
- a CDS encoding BrnA antitoxin family protein translates to MAMTRAEAQRNTNYHYMADAMRMLEWDLHQRLMTELRIPAEWHQIAREKGLPGKTRVTLRLDEDIVRFFRSMGTNWQSKVNQVLSVWMHARLAGLINGGETMDYMKRREVKGHDGPRPKWGDLQQQADEVFGPGEFRDGPGVPMNEADARMPDAEKRAMLRGMMEARGLKWDDES, encoded by the coding sequence ATGGCGATGACCAGGGCCGAGGCACAACGGAATACCAATTATCACTACATGGCCGATGCCATGCGGATGCTGGAATGGGATCTGCATCAGCGGCTGATGACGGAATTGCGTATCCCCGCGGAATGGCACCAGATCGCGCGCGAAAAGGGGCTGCCCGGCAAGACGCGGGTCACGCTGCGGCTGGACGAGGATATCGTCCGCTTCTTCCGGTCGATGGGCACCAACTGGCAGTCAAAGGTCAACCAGGTCCTGTCGGTCTGGATGCATGCCCGGCTGGCCGGGCTGATCAACGGCGGCGAGACCATGGATTACATGAAGCGTCGCGAGGTGAAGGGCCATGACGGGCCACGCCCGAAATGGGGCGATCTCCAGCAGCAGGCCGACGAGGTTTTCGGGCCGGGCGAGTTCAGGGACGGACCCGGCGTGCCGATGAACGAGGCGGATGCCCGGATGCCTGACGCGGAAAAGCGGGCGATGTTGCGGGGAATGATGGAGGCGCGGGGATTGAAATGGGATGATGAGTCGTGA
- the trkA gene encoding Trk system potassium transporter TrkA, producing the protein MKIIICGAGQVGWQIGRHLSGERNDVTIIDNKAELIRRATDALDVQGVTGFASHPDVLDRAGARDADLIIAATYSDEVNMVTCQVAHSVFQVPRKIARLRSSAYLDAIYSDLYRTDHLPIDVVISPEREVAKAALQRLDAPSTFDVETFLDGRMQLLGIVLEDDCPALNTPLRQLNEIFSSLRAIVAGVRRDRKLFAPDAGDQLFAGDQIYVFSHIDDVARTLEIFGKPAQKQERVAIIGAGNVGLSVARALEARPDRIRAKVIELDRARAEYAADRLERTIVLHGDGLSAELLEEASVPITDAVLAVTDDDKTNILASIRAKQAGTKMAIALINDPTLVPLMGALDIDAYINPRSTTVSTILRHIRHGRVRDIYSIGDAEAEVMEAQVLSTSPMSGRAIRDIEFPEGVLIGAVQKGDRIVKPSSDTRIEEGDIVLIFALTHDVPEVERLLQVSIDFF; encoded by the coding sequence ATGAAAATCATCATTTGTGGCGCAGGTCAGGTCGGCTGGCAGATCGGCCGCCATCTGTCGGGCGAACGGAACGATGTTACCATCATCGACAACAAGGCAGAGCTGATCCGCCGTGCGACAGATGCGCTGGATGTTCAAGGAGTTACCGGGTTCGCCAGTCATCCGGACGTGCTTGACCGGGCCGGTGCGCGCGATGCCGACCTGATCATCGCGGCGACCTATTCCGACGAGGTGAACATGGTCACCTGCCAGGTCGCCCATTCGGTCTTCCAGGTCCCGCGCAAGATCGCCCGGCTGCGCTCCAGCGCCTATCTGGACGCGATATATTCCGATCTCTACCGCACCGACCATCTGCCCATCGACGTGGTCATCAGTCCCGAACGCGAGGTCGCCAAGGCTGCCCTGCAGCGCCTTGACGCGCCCTCGACCTTCGATGTCGAGACCTTTCTTGACGGAAGGATGCAACTCCTTGGAATCGTTCTGGAAGATGACTGTCCAGCGCTGAATACCCCGCTTCGTCAGCTGAACGAGATCTTCTCCAGCCTGCGTGCAATCGTCGCCGGCGTGCGCCGCGACCGAAAGCTCTTCGCGCCGGATGCCGGCGACCAGCTTTTCGCCGGTGACCAGATCTATGTCTTCTCACATATCGACGACGTGGCCCGCACCTTGGAGATATTCGGAAAACCTGCGCAAAAACAGGAGCGTGTGGCGATCATCGGTGCCGGGAATGTCGGTCTGTCCGTGGCCCGCGCCCTTGAGGCCCGGCCCGACCGCATCCGCGCGAAGGTCATCGAACTTGACCGCGCGCGTGCCGAATATGCCGCCGACCGGCTGGAACGCACCATTGTCCTGCATGGCGACGGTCTGTCGGCCGAGCTACTCGAAGAGGCTTCCGTGCCAATCACCGATGCGGTCCTGGCGGTGACGGATGACGACAAGACCAACATCCTCGCCTCGATCCGTGCCAAGCAGGCGGGCACCAAGATGGCCATCGCGCTGATCAACGATCCTACGCTGGTGCCGCTGATGGGGGCGCTGGATATCGACGCCTATATCAACCCGCGCAGTACCACGGTCTCGACGATCCTGCGCCATATCCGGCACGGCCGGGTCCGCGACATCTATTCCATCGGCGATGCCGAGGCCGAAGTGATGGAGGCGCAGGTGCTGTCCACCTCGCCCATGTCGGGCCGGGCGATCCGCGATATTGAATTCCCCGAAGGCGTCCTGATCGGAGCGGTGCAAAAGGGCGACAGAATCGTCAAACCCTCGTCGGACACGCGGATCGAAGAGGGCGACATCGTGCTGATCTTTGCCCTGACCCATGACGTGCCCGAGGTCGAGCGCCTGTTGCAGGTCTCGATCGACTTTTTCTGA